A window of the Constrictibacter sp. MBR-5 genome harbors these coding sequences:
- a CDS encoding Zn-ribbon domain-containing OB-fold protein, whose protein sequence is MAEAKKPIPKPTPETQHFWDGCARGELILQRCKDTGKAYFPPRPFSPYTGSKNIETFTASGKATLYSYVINHRPAPGFEKDAPYAIAVVELAEGPRMMTNIVDSEQTPEALPLDMALEVTFEKVSDTIHLPKFRPAKG, encoded by the coding sequence TTGGCCGAAGCGAAGAAGCCGATTCCGAAACCGACGCCCGAGACCCAGCATTTCTGGGATGGCTGTGCGCGCGGCGAACTGATCCTCCAGCGCTGCAAGGACACGGGCAAGGCGTATTTCCCGCCGCGTCCGTTCAGCCCCTACACCGGCTCGAAGAACATCGAGACGTTCACGGCGAGCGGCAAGGCGACGCTCTACTCCTACGTCATCAACCATCGGCCGGCGCCGGGCTTCGAGAAGGACGCCCCCTACGCCATCGCCGTGGTCGAGCTGGCCGAGGGCCCGCGCATGATGACCAACATCGTGGACTCCGAGCAGACGCCCGAGGCGCTGCCGCTCGACATGGCGCTGGAGGTCACCTTCGAGAAGGTGAGCGACA